One genomic region from Streptomyces sp. NBC_01304 encodes:
- the smc gene encoding chromosome segregation protein SMC, producing MHLKAMTLRGFKSFASATTLRFEPGITCVVGPNGSGKSNVVDALSWVMGEQGAKSLRGGKMEDVIFAGTTGRPPLGRAEVSLTIDNSDGVLPIEYAEVTITRIMFRNGGSEYQINGDTCRLLDIQELLSDSGIGREMHVIVGQGQLDSVLHADPMGRRAFIEEAAGVLKHRKRKEKALRKLDAMQANLARVQDLTDELRRQLKPLGRQAAVARRAAVIQADLRDARLRLLADDLVRLQEALRTEVADEAELKRRKDSAEADLKAAITREAALEDEVRRLAPRLQQAQQTWYELSQLAERVRGTISLADARVKSATQAPAEERRGRDPEDMEREAARIREQEAELEAALEAAERALDDTVAHRAELERELAVEERRLKDVARAIADRREGLARLHGQVNAARSKAASAKAEIDRLATARDEAQERAVAAQEEYEQLKAEVDGLDADDTAIGEQHDAAKRELAEAEAALSAAREAVTAAERKRAATSARHDALALGLRRKDGTGALLAAKDRLAGLLGPASELLSVAPGFEVPVAAALGAAADAITVANPGTAAEAIRLLRKQDAGRAALLLSGAPDTGDVPQQNDGPPYAADLVRCPDELRPAVRRLLRGVVVVGTLEDAEDLVYAQPELTAVTAEGDVLGAHFAQGGSAGAPSLLEVQASVDEAAAELEELAVRCEELAGVQRAATERRREQAALVEELGERRRVADREKNAVSQQLGRLAGQARGAAGEAERMTAAAARAQDALDRAMQDAEELAERLEVAEEAAPSGERGDEEPDTSVRDRLAADGANARQTEMEARLQARTHEERVKGLAGRADGLDRAARAEREARARAEQRRSRMRHEAAVAEAVASGARQLLAHVEVSLVRAEAERAAAERAKAGRELDLTAERTAGRDLKAELDKLTDSVHRGEVLGAEKRMRIEQLEAKALEELGVEPAGLVSEYGPDQPVPPSPPAEGEELPEDPDHPRNRPVVFVRAEQEKRLKSAERAYQQLGKVNPLALEEFAALEERHKFLSEQLEDLKKTRADLLQVVKEVDERVEQVFTEAFRDTAREFEGVFSRLFPGGEGRLILTDPDNMLTTGVDVEARPPGKKVKRLSLLSGGERSLTAVAMLVSIFKARPSPFYVMDEVEAALDDTNLQRLIRIMQELQESSQLIVITHQKRTMEVADALYGVSMQGDGVSKVISQRLR from the coding sequence GTGCACCTCAAGGCCATGACCCTCCGCGGGTTCAAATCCTTCGCCTCGGCGACGACGCTGCGTTTCGAGCCCGGCATCACCTGCGTCGTCGGTCCCAACGGTTCCGGCAAGTCCAATGTCGTGGACGCGCTGAGCTGGGTCATGGGCGAGCAGGGCGCCAAATCGCTGCGCGGCGGCAAGATGGAGGACGTCATCTTCGCCGGCACCACCGGGCGGCCGCCGCTCGGCCGGGCCGAGGTGTCCCTCACCATCGACAACTCCGACGGCGTGCTGCCCATCGAGTACGCCGAGGTCACCATCACGCGGATCATGTTCCGCAATGGCGGCAGCGAGTACCAGATCAATGGAGACACCTGCCGACTCCTGGACATTCAGGAGCTGTTGTCCGACTCGGGCATCGGGCGCGAGATGCACGTCATCGTCGGGCAGGGCCAGCTCGACTCCGTGCTGCACGCCGACCCCATGGGGCGCAGGGCCTTCATCGAGGAGGCCGCGGGCGTCCTCAAGCACCGCAAGCGCAAGGAGAAGGCGCTGCGGAAGCTCGATGCGATGCAGGCCAACCTCGCGCGCGTGCAGGACCTCACCGATGAACTGCGGCGCCAGCTCAAGCCGCTCGGCAGGCAGGCCGCGGTGGCGCGGCGGGCCGCCGTCATCCAGGCCGATCTGCGCGACGCCCGGCTGCGGCTGCTCGCCGACGATCTCGTACGTCTCCAGGAGGCGCTGCGTACCGAGGTCGCGGACGAGGCGGAACTGAAGCGGCGGAAGGATTCAGCGGAAGCCGATCTGAAGGCCGCGATCACGCGCGAGGCCGCGCTGGAGGACGAGGTGCGGCGCCTCGCCCCACGCCTGCAGCAGGCCCAGCAGACCTGGTACGAGCTGTCCCAGCTGGCCGAGCGGGTGCGCGGCACGATCAGCCTCGCGGACGCCCGGGTGAAGAGCGCGACGCAGGCGCCCGCCGAGGAGCGGCGCGGGCGCGACCCCGAGGACATGGAGCGCGAGGCCGCCCGGATCCGGGAGCAGGAGGCCGAGTTGGAGGCCGCGCTCGAAGCGGCCGAGCGGGCCCTGGACGACACCGTCGCGCACCGGGCCGAGCTGGAGCGGGAGCTCGCCGTCGAGGAGCGGCGCCTCAAGGACGTGGCGCGGGCCATCGCCGACCGGCGCGAGGGCCTTGCCCGGCTGCACGGACAGGTCAACGCGGCCCGCTCCAAGGCCGCTTCGGCCAAGGCCGAGATCGACCGGCTCGCCACCGCCCGGGACGAGGCGCAGGAGCGGGCGGTCGCCGCGCAGGAGGAGTACGAGCAGCTCAAGGCCGAGGTCGACGGGCTGGACGCGGACGACACCGCCATAGGGGAGCAGCACGACGCCGCCAAGCGGGAGCTCGCCGAGGCCGAGGCCGCGCTGAGTGCGGCGCGCGAGGCGGTCACCGCGGCCGAGCGGAAGCGGGCGGCGACCTCGGCCCGGCATGACGCGCTGGCCCTCGGGCTGCGCCGCAAGGACGGCACGGGCGCGCTGCTCGCGGCCAAGGACCGGCTTGCCGGGCTGCTCGGGCCAGCCTCCGAACTGCTCAGCGTGGCCCCCGGGTTCGAGGTGCCGGTCGCGGCCGCGCTCGGCGCCGCGGCGGATGCCATCACCGTGGCCAATCCGGGGACGGCGGCCGAGGCGATCCGGCTGCTCCGCAAGCAGGACGCGGGGCGGGCGGCGCTCCTCCTTTCCGGGGCGCCCGACACGGGGGACGTGCCTCAGCAGAACGACGGGCCGCCGTACGCCGCCGATCTGGTGCGCTGCCCCGACGAGTTGAGGCCCGCCGTACGCAGGCTCCTGCGCGGGGTCGTGGTCGTCGGCACGCTGGAGGACGCCGAGGATCTTGTCTACGCGCAGCCCGAGCTGACCGCGGTGACGGCGGAGGGCGACGTGCTCGGGGCGCACTTCGCGCAGGGTGGATCCGCCGGGGCGCCCAGCCTGTTGGAAGTGCAGGCCTCCGTCGACGAGGCGGCGGCCGAGCTGGAAGAGCTGGCCGTACGGTGCGAGGAACTGGCCGGGGTGCAGCGCGCCGCCACCGAGCGGCGGCGTGAACAGGCCGCCCTGGTCGAGGAGTTGGGGGAGCGGCGGCGGGTCGCCGACCGGGAGAAGAACGCCGTTTCGCAGCAGCTGGGCCGGCTCGCGGGCCAGGCGCGCGGGGCCGCGGGGGAGGCCGAGCGCATGACGGCCGCCGCGGCCCGGGCGCAGGACGCGCTCGACCGGGCGATGCAGGACGCCGAGGAGCTGGCGGAGCGGCTCGAAGTCGCCGAGGAGGCCGCCCCCTCCGGGGAAAGAGGGGACGAGGAGCCGGACACGTCCGTACGCGATCGCCTCGCGGCCGACGGTGCCAACGCCCGCCAGACCGAGATGGAGGCCCGACTCCAGGCGCGTACCCACGAGGAGCGCGTCAAGGGACTCGCGGGCCGCGCCGACGGCCTGGACCGGGCCGCCCGCGCCGAACGCGAGGCACGCGCGCGTGCCGAGCAGCGCAGGTCCCGGATGCGGCACGAGGCCGCCGTCGCCGAGGCCGTCGCGTCCGGCGCCCGCCAACTGCTCGCCCACGTCGAGGTGTCCCTGGTCCGGGCCGAGGCCGAGCGGGCCGCCGCCGAGCGGGCCAAGGCCGGGCGCGAGCTGGACCTGACCGCCGAGCGCACTGCCGGGCGTGACCTCAAGGCCGAGCTGGACAAGCTGACGGACTCCGTCCACCGGGGCGAGGTGCTCGGCGCCGAGAAGCGCATGCGGATCGAGCAGCTGGAGGCCAAGGCCCTGGAGGAGCTGGGCGTGGAGCCGGCCGGGCTGGTCTCCGAGTACGGCCCGGACCAGCCGGTCCCGCCGTCGCCGCCCGCCGAGGGCGAGGAGCTTCCGGAGGACCCGGACCACCCGCGGAACCGGCCGGTCGTGTTCGTACGGGCGGAGCAGGAGAAGCGGCTCAAGTCAGCCGAACGGGCGTACCAGCAGCTCGGAAAAGTCAATCCGCTCGCGCTTGAGGAGTTCGCCGCGCTGGAGGAACGTCACAAGTTCCTGAGCGAGCAGCTCGAGGACCTGAAGAAGACCCGCGCCGACCTGCTGCAGGTGGTGAAGGAGGTCGACGAGCGCGTGGAGCAGGTGTTCACCGAGGCCTTCCGGGACACGGCCCGCGAGTTCGAGGGCGTCTTCTCACGGCTCTTCCCGGGTGGTGAGGGGCGGCTGATTCTGACCGATCCCGACAACATGCTCACCACGGGCGTGGATGTCGAGGCCCGGCCGCCGGGCAAGAAGGTCAAGCGCCTTTCGTTGCTTTCGGGCGGTGAACGCTCGCTGACGGCCGTGGCGATGCTGGTGTCGATCTTCAAGGCGCGGCCGAGCCCGTTCTACGTGATGGACGAGGTCGAGGCCGCGCTCGACGACACCAATCTGCAGCGGCTGATCCGGATCATGCAGGAGCTGCAGGAGTCCTCGCAGCTCATCGTGATCACGCACCAGAAGCGGACCATGGAGGTCGCGGACGCGCTGTACGGCGTGTCCATGCAGGGCGACGGCGTCTCCAAGGTGATCAGCCAGCGGCTGCGCTGA
- a CDS encoding acylphosphatase gives MNEEARLVAWVRGHVQGVGFRWFTRAKALELGGITGFALNLADGRVQVVAEGSRVGCEKLLDWLERGDTPGRVDGVTEIWDAPRGIYDGFAIR, from the coding sequence ATGAACGAAGAGGCTCGGCTCGTCGCCTGGGTGCGCGGCCATGTACAAGGAGTGGGCTTTCGTTGGTTCACCAGGGCAAAGGCACTCGAGCTCGGTGGCATCACCGGCTTCGCGCTCAATCTCGCCGACGGACGGGTGCAGGTCGTGGCGGAGGGATCGAGGGTCGGCTGCGAGAAACTGCTCGACTGGTTGGAACGCGGCGACACACCCGGCCGGGTCGACGGTGTCACCGAGATCTGGGATGCCCCACGCGGCATTTATGACGGATTCGCCATCCGTTGA
- a CDS encoding CAP domain-containing protein: protein MGRHRRSDAGPAAEAPHQAGIPGQRSASSHRRAKRPAAPVRTGLLGVSAAVALGAVAVASGLLPGGDNYQLGGGSDPGKVRAASSPNDLESQGGADTDQERRETAASRGSERPEASKSPSSEPSAKPSKTPSKEPSSDDSDKAGSGKDKASTPSRDTSPEPKQSSSPSKPSSGETSAEAQVLALVNQERAKVGCSPVRADGDLSALAGAFSEDMADRGFFDHTDPDGATPWDRADSVGIANLGGENIARGQANAQSVMDSWMNSTGHRANILNCDYKTLGVGAYFGSGGPWWTQDFGF from the coding sequence ATGGGACGCCACCGACGCTCCGACGCCGGCCCTGCCGCCGAAGCTCCCCACCAGGCCGGGATCCCCGGTCAGCGGAGCGCGAGCTCGCACCGCCGCGCCAAGCGCCCCGCGGCCCCCGTGCGCACCGGCCTGCTCGGTGTTTCCGCCGCCGTGGCCCTGGGTGCCGTGGCCGTCGCCTCCGGCCTGCTGCCGGGCGGGGACAACTACCAGCTCGGCGGCGGCAGCGACCCCGGCAAGGTGCGGGCCGCGAGCAGTCCGAACGACCTCGAGTCGCAGGGCGGCGCCGACACGGACCAGGAGCGCAGGGAGACGGCCGCGAGCCGTGGCTCCGAGCGCCCCGAAGCGTCCAAGTCGCCCTCCTCGGAGCCGTCCGCGAAGCCCTCCAAGACGCCTTCCAAGGAGCCGTCCTCGGACGACTCGGACAAGGCCGGCAGCGGCAAGGACAAGGCCTCTACCCCGTCCCGTGACACTTCGCCGGAGCCCAAGCAGTCGTCCTCGCCCTCGAAGCCGTCGAGCGGCGAGACGTCCGCCGAGGCCCAGGTGCTCGCCCTGGTCAACCAGGAGCGCGCCAAGGTCGGCTGCAGCCCGGTCCGCGCCGACGGCGACCTGTCCGCACTGGCCGGCGCCTTCAGCGAGGACATGGCCGACCGGGGCTTCTTCGACCACACCGACCCGGACGGCGCCACCCCCTGGGACCGCGCCGACTCGGTCGGCATAGCCAACCTCGGCGGCGAGAACATCGCCAGGGGCCAGGCCAACGCCCAGTCGGTGATGGACTCCTGGATGAACAGCACCGGCCACCGAGCCAACATCCTGAACTGCGACTACAAGACCCTCGGCGTCGGCGCCTACTTCGGGTCCGGCGGTCCCTGGTGGACCCAGGACTTCGGCTTCTAG
- the mutM gene encoding bifunctional DNA-formamidopyrimidine glycosylase/DNA-(apurinic or apyrimidinic site) lyase produces the protein MPELPEVEVVRRGLERWISGRVVNEVEVLHPRAVRRHLAGGGDFAAQLKGHRIGLAQRRGKYLWLPLADSPSSVLAHLGMSGQLLVQPNDAPDEKHLRIRVGFDDAQGTELRFVDQRTFGGLSLHENTPDGLPDVIAHIARDPLDPVFDDAAFHEALRRKRTTIKRALLDQSLISGVGNIYADEALWRAKLHYERPTATFTRPKTAELLGHVRDVMNAALAVGGTSFDSLYVNVNGESGYFERSLDAYGREDEPCRRCGTPMRRRPWMNRSSYFCPRCQRPPRSGA, from the coding sequence GTGCCTGAGTTGCCCGAGGTCGAAGTCGTACGTCGTGGGCTCGAACGCTGGATCAGCGGTCGCGTCGTCAACGAGGTCGAGGTGCTGCATCCGCGCGCCGTACGCCGCCACCTCGCCGGTGGTGGGGACTTCGCGGCGCAGCTCAAGGGGCATCGGATCGGGCTCGCCCAGCGGCGCGGGAAGTATCTGTGGCTGCCGCTCGCGGATTCGCCGAGCTCCGTGCTCGCGCACCTCGGCATGAGCGGCCAGCTCCTGGTCCAGCCGAACGACGCCCCCGACGAGAAGCACCTGCGGATCCGGGTCGGCTTCGACGATGCGCAGGGAACCGAGCTGCGCTTCGTCGACCAGCGCACCTTCGGCGGGCTCTCGCTGCACGAGAACACTCCGGACGGGCTGCCCGACGTCATCGCGCACATCGCCCGCGACCCCCTGGACCCGGTCTTCGACGACGCGGCCTTCCATGAGGCGCTGCGGCGGAAACGTACGACCATCAAGCGGGCCCTGCTCGACCAGTCCCTGATCAGCGGCGTCGGCAACATCTATGCCGACGAGGCCCTGTGGCGTGCGAAGCTGCACTACGAGCGGCCCACCGCCACCTTCACGCGGCCGAAGACCGCGGAACTCCTGGGCCACGTCCGGGACGTGATGAACGCGGCGCTCGCTGTCGGCGGCACCAGCTTCGACAGCCTCTACGTCAATGTGAACGGGGAGTCCGGCTACTTCGAGCGCTCCCTGGACGCGTACGGCCGGGAGGACGAGCCGTGCCGGCGCTGCGGAACACCGATGCGCCGACGGCCGTGGATGAACCGCTCCAGCTATTTCTGCCCGCGCTGCCAGCGACCGCCGAGGTCAGGGGCGTAA
- the rnc gene encoding ribonuclease III: MSDAKAENAKKQAENTASSHTLLEGRLGYHLESALLVRALTHRSYAYENGGLPTNERLEFLGDSVLGLVVTDTLYTTHPDLPEGQLAKLRAAVVNSRALAEVSRGLDLGAFIRLGRGEEGTGGRDKASILADTLEAVIGAVYLDQGLDAASELVHRLFDPLIEKSSNLGAGLDWKTSLQELTATEGLGVPEYLVSETGPDHEKTFTAAARVGGVSYGTGTGRSKKEAEQQAAESAWRAIRAAADEREKAEAAASAASASASAPAEAEADTATA, encoded by the coding sequence ATGTCTGACGCCAAGGCGGAAAACGCCAAAAAGCAGGCGGAGAACACGGCCTCGTCCCACACGCTTCTGGAAGGGCGGCTCGGGTATCACCTCGAGTCCGCCCTTCTGGTGCGTGCACTGACCCACCGTTCGTACGCGTATGAGAACGGCGGTCTGCCGACGAACGAGCGGCTGGAGTTCCTCGGGGACTCCGTGCTCGGCCTCGTCGTCACGGACACGCTGTACACCACCCACCCCGACCTGCCCGAAGGCCAACTGGCCAAGTTGCGGGCCGCGGTGGTCAATTCGCGTGCGCTCGCCGAGGTGAGCCGTGGGCTCGACCTCGGCGCCTTCATCCGGCTCGGCCGCGGTGAAGAGGGCACAGGTGGCCGGGACAAGGCATCCATCCTCGCCGACACCCTTGAAGCGGTGATCGGCGCGGTCTATCTCGATCAGGGTCTGGACGCGGCTTCCGAGCTGGTCCACCGCCTTTTCGACCCCCTGATCGAGAAGTCCTCGAACCTCGGGGCCGGCCTGGACTGGAAGACCAGCCTCCAGGAGCTCACCGCGACCGAAGGGCTCGGCGTACCCGAGTACCTGGTCTCGGAGACGGGCCCCGACCACGAGAAGACCTTCACCGCTGCTGCCCGCGTCGGAGGCGTCTCGTACGGCACCGGCACCGGCCGCAGCAAGAAGGAGGCGGAGCAGCAGGCCGCCGAGTCCGCGTGGCGTGCGATTCGCGCTGCCGCGGACGAGCGGGAGAAGGCCGAGGCTGCTGCCTCCGCCGCCTCCGCATCCGCTTCAGCCCCGGCTGAGGCTGAGGCAGATACCGCTACTGCCTGA
- the rpmF gene encoding 50S ribosomal protein L32 codes for MAVPKRKMSRSNTRHRRSQWKAAVPTLVSCERCQEPKLQHIACPSCGTYNKRQVLEV; via the coding sequence GTGGCTGTTCCGAAGCGGAAGATGTCGCGCAGCAACACGCGCCACCGCCGGTCGCAGTGGAAGGCTGCGGTCCCCACCCTGGTTTCGTGTGAGCGTTGCCAGGAGCCGAAGCTGCAGCACATCGCGTGCCCCAGCTGTGGCACCTACAACAAGCGCCAGGTCCTCGAGGTCTGA
- a CDS encoding YceD family protein has translation MSTRLDHRNPLVFDTHELGRRPGAMQRLTRTIEAPKDFGIQGVIGTPEGAPVEIELRLESVMEGVLVTGTARARVDGECVRCLEPLERELDADFQEMYSYPDADDRGRSKQAEPADDAEDDEDMIPLEDGMFDLEPVLRDAVVLALPMQPVCREDCAGLCSECGINLNDNPGHHHDVADIRWAALQGLAGSLQDGEKDEMSGAEAGVDEKQEK, from the coding sequence CTGAGCACGCGCCTTGACCACCGCAACCCCCTCGTGTTCGACACACACGAGCTGGGGCGGCGTCCGGGTGCCATGCAGCGGCTGACCCGCACCATCGAGGCTCCCAAGGACTTCGGTATCCAGGGAGTCATCGGGACGCCGGAAGGCGCCCCGGTGGAGATCGAGCTCCGGCTCGAGTCGGTCATGGAAGGGGTGCTTGTCACAGGCACCGCCCGTGCACGGGTCGACGGGGAGTGCGTAAGGTGTCTGGAGCCGCTCGAGCGAGAGCTCGATGCGGACTTCCAGGAGATGTACTCGTACCCTGACGCCGACGACCGGGGCCGCAGCAAGCAGGCGGAACCGGCCGACGACGCCGAGGACGACGAGGACATGATCCCCCTCGAGGACGGCATGTTCGACCTCGAGCCCGTGCTGCGTGATGCGGTGGTGCTCGCACTGCCGATGCAGCCGGTGTGCCGGGAGGACTGTGCGGGTCTGTGTTCCGAATGCGGAATCAACCTGAACGACAATCCGGGCCACCACCACGACGTCGCCGACATCCGTTGGGCGGCACTGCAGGGACTCGCTGGTTCGCTCCAGGACGGCGAGAAGGACGAGATGAGCGGCGCCGAAGCTGGCGTCGACGAGAAGCAGGAGAAGTAG
- a CDS encoding ATP synthase F0 subunit B, with the protein MDVQKKLDEIVEAVMGARSMPMSASCVVNRTDLLSMLEDVRGALPGSLAQAQELIGGREQMVEQARLEADRIIETARAERGSLISDTAVARQSQDEAERILAKARQEAEEIQQEADVYVDSKLANFEVVLTKTLGSVGRGREKLLGTGEGLDAQGYEDPDFTEAPERSQDPETLRRRADEYVDGKLGAFEAVLSKTLDAVGRGRQKLQGRVATDDLGQLGEGTSQGYGSDADFLADLADPQAAQITPEQDPPQQAPAGVPAQPQYAQQDPYAYQQQDTYGYQQQSYAGHQDQQPYGTQQDPYAAYGQQDQYGYPQQQGYDQSGGYAETHGGQQPQHDPSVLDETSLFDTSMISVDQLRQYEQGRGQGQN; encoded by the coding sequence GTGGACGTGCAGAAGAAACTGGACGAGATCGTCGAGGCGGTCATGGGCGCCAGGTCCATGCCCATGTCGGCCTCGTGCGTGGTCAACCGCACCGACCTGCTCTCGATGCTCGAAGACGTGCGCGGGGCCCTGCCCGGCTCCCTCGCCCAGGCCCAGGAGCTCATCGGCGGCCGCGAGCAGATGGTCGAGCAGGCCCGCCTGGAGGCGGACCGCATCATCGAGACGGCCCGCGCCGAGCGCGGCTCGCTGATCTCGGACACCGCGGTCGCCCGCCAGTCCCAGGACGAGGCGGAGCGCATTCTCGCCAAGGCCCGCCAGGAGGCCGAGGAGATCCAGCAGGAGGCCGACGTGTACGTCGACTCCAAGCTGGCCAACTTCGAGGTCGTCCTCACCAAGACCCTCGGTTCGGTCGGCCGCGGCCGCGAGAAGCTCCTCGGCACCGGCGAGGGCCTGGACGCGCAGGGCTACGAGGACCCCGACTTCACCGAGGCTCCCGAGCGCAGCCAGGACCCGGAGACCTTGCGCCGCCGGGCCGACGAGTACGTGGACGGCAAGCTCGGCGCCTTCGAGGCCGTGCTCTCCAAGACGCTCGACGCGGTCGGCCGCGGCCGCCAGAAGCTGCAGGGCCGCGTGGCCACGGACGACCTCGGGCAGCTGGGCGAGGGCACCTCGCAGGGGTACGGCAGCGACGCCGACTTCCTCGCGGACCTCGCCGACCCGCAGGCGGCGCAGATCACCCCCGAGCAGGACCCGCCCCAGCAGGCCCCGGCCGGCGTGCCCGCGCAGCCCCAGTACGCCCAGCAGGACCCGTACGCGTACCAGCAGCAGGACACGTACGGCTATCAGCAGCAGTCGTACGCGGGCCACCAGGACCAGCAGCCGTACGGGACCCAGCAGGACCCCTACGCGGCCTACGGCCAGCAGGACCAGTACGGGTACCCGCAGCAGCAGGGCTACGACCAGAGCGGCGGCTACGCCGAGACCCACGGCGGCCAGCAGCCCCAGCACGATCCTTCGGTCCTCGACGAGACCAGCCTCTTCGACACCAGCATGATCAGCGTCGACCAGCTGCGTCAGTACGAGCAGGGCCGCGGCCAGGGGCAGAACTAG
- the coaD gene encoding pantetheine-phosphate adenylyltransferase, which yields MRRAVCPGSFDPVTNGHLDIIARASRLYDVVHVAVMINQSKKGLFEIEERIDLIRQVTAEFGNVEVESFHGLLVDFCKQRDIPAIVKGLRAVSDFDYELQMAQMNNGLSGVETLFVPTNPTYSFLSSSLVKEVAAWGGDVSHLVPPIVLEALNERLAKG from the coding sequence TTGCGCCGCGCCGTCTGTCCGGGGTCGTTCGACCCCGTCACCAATGGACACCTCGACATCATCGCCCGCGCCTCGCGCCTCTACGACGTCGTGCACGTCGCGGTGATGATCAACCAGTCCAAGAAGGGCCTCTTCGAGATCGAAGAGCGCATCGACCTGATCCGCCAGGTCACCGCCGAGTTCGGGAACGTGGAGGTGGAGTCCTTCCACGGCCTCCTCGTCGACTTCTGCAAGCAGCGCGACATCCCGGCCATCGTGAAGGGCCTGCGCGCCGTCAGTGACTTCGACTACGAGCTGCAGATGGCCCAGATGAACAACGGCCTCTCGGGCGTGGAGACCCTCTTCGTCCCCACCAACCCGACCTACAGCTTCCTGTCCTCGTCGCTGGTCAAGGAGGTCGCGGCCTGGGGCGGCGACGTGTCGCACCTGGTCCCGCCGATCGTCCTGGAAGCCCTCAACGAGCGCCTCGCGAAAGGCTGA